From the genome of Syngnathoides biaculeatus isolate LvHL_M chromosome 4, ASM1980259v1, whole genome shotgun sequence:
atccctggtcgtctctcaaccacggcgtgggaagttctcgtccggagcagttgcctgccttggtctggttcctgcttcgcagtttagttcctcaccgaggtcgtccacccgaatcgccccgtggggatcctggtgcttggtgtccgggttgtcctcctgacctgtccacccggacacctcgcgtttggtggcctggatggcgatcagactggggttgggggagaGGGGGGCGTTCCAGCTCCCTCGTATCTCTGATcatattcccgtgtgtaccaacctccgcctgtcctccgaccaaccccgtaagcctgactcctttgatacttctgccttccttgatcaatctcccgtgtaccgattcCTGCCAGCCCGCTTACCTGCTCTCTACGTCGACGTCCtcactaccactgctgcacctgactgcctgcccgatatccaaccgtggaacaataaacgtttttcccgaattacctctgcgtctcccgtgtactcctgcatttgggtccaccctccgtttcgatgggtcgtgagaggattagaaatgagctcatttgagggacagccaaagttggatgttttgaagacaaggttcgagagagcagactttgacggtttagacatgttcagaggcgagagagtgagtatattggtagaagggtcctgaggaaggagctgccaggcaaaagagcgagaggaagaccaaagagaaggttgatgggtgttgtaagggaagacatgggggcatttggtgttagagaggaatatgcacgagataggcttagatggaaaaagattacacgctgtggcgacccctaacgggagaagccaaaagaaaaagaagatatgtactgcaatttaaaaataaataaataaaaatattgttaaaataaGTAAGCAAGAGATCCATAATGTTTCTCGAACAGCATGTCTGTTTGTACTTTGCCCCAGACACAAAAGCAGATCGATATTAGCTGACTTTATTTAAAAGAGAGGACTTTCTGTGAGTTCGTGGTCAGAGTCCAAACTTGCAATACCGTGCAATAGCACAGTTCCTGTTTGAACAAGTTTCGGGGGGGGAGGGAAAAGACATTCGTGAGTAAGTAAATTtgtgttggaattttttttttcataaatgaacGGAAAAGAATGAGAGAAGGATCCTTTTTTAATGaactaaatataaaatgtgataTTCCAAAATATGAACCACTGTATATGCTACTTAGAAAGTTGCTGTTTCCATGATGTGTTTcaattgattttttatttttttttgcaaacaagttttttttttttaatagcatacATAATGTGATTatgtcagtgaaaatgaaaatgaacatgtTTTTCAAGTGACGGAACCACGGTACAACCAGTTTGAGTCATCCGCCGAGAGATTTGACCTCATAGATCAGAATGTGCCTTTACAGAAAGGTACAAtgtaataataacataatagTTTTTAACTGTTCAAGATGTTGATCTGTACCATGAATATGTAATAATTCATTCATAGGTACAAAGAGGATATTGGTATATCTCCTCTATGGCATCCTTGTTTCCCTGCTTGTAATTCAGATGATGGTAACTGGGATCAAATGTATGTCTCTAAATTCATTCCCATTCAGTAGGAAATATATGTCTTATTATGGTTTCCTCTGCTGAAAGTCACACAGTTAAACATCAAAATTGCTGACATAAAAATTCACCTTCAAAGACTCAGCCATCAAGTCTCGGGTAAGGAAAGAAAAGACTGTCTTTAGATGTgatgtaaaaaatgaataacttgTGCTTCTTTGTCACTTCCCAATTGAAGGTGGGGGGACAACCACAGAAGGTGTTCATTTAGAAAAACGTGTCCCTGTTAGAGGTAAACATTGAGATTTGTCAAtcacatctatccattttctgtaccacttatcctgttcaAGGTCCCAGAGGATGGAGTTGAAACATAGGCAAGTTGACTAATGTCGAAAGACAGATGacaaatacagctgcaaataagtatttgaatacctgagaaaaacaatgttaatatttggtacagtagcctttgtttgcaattacagaggtcaaacgtttcctatagttgttcaacaggtttgcatacactgcaggagggattttggcccattcctccacacaaatcttctctagatcagacaggtttctgggctgtcgcttagaaacacggagtttcagctccctccatagattttctattgggtttaggtctggagactgggtaggccacaccagaaccttgctatgcttcttacggagccactccttggttttcttggctgtatGCTTtaggtcattgttatgttgaaagacccagccacgacccatcttcaatgctctgactgagggaaagagattgttgcccaaaatctcacaatacataggtgcagtcatcctctccttaatacagtgcagtcatcctgtcccatgtgcagaagaacacccccaaagcatgatgctaccacagccatgcttcacagtagggatgatgttcttggaatggaactcagcaattgtcttcctccaaacacggttagtggaattatgaccaaaaacattccattttggtctcatctgaccacaaaaccttttcccatgactcctctgtatcatccaaatggtcattggaaaacttaagatgggccttgacgtgctggtttaagcaggggaaccttccatgccatgcatgatttgaaaccatgacgtcttagtgtattaccaacagtcaccttggaaacggtgatccgAGCTCATTTcgcgtcattgaccaagtcctgtcttgtagCCCTtcgctgattcctcacctttccaaggatcattgagaccccacgaggtgatatcttgcatggggttccactccgatttagattgaccgtcatgtttagcttcttccatgttccaatgattgctccaacagtggatcttttttcaccaagctgcttgacaatttctctacagccatttccagccgtgtggagttggacaatttttgtctctggtgtctttggacagctctttggtcttggccatgttaaaagttttgagttttactgattgtatggggtggacaggtgtctttatgattctaacgacctcacacaggtgcatttgattcaggataatacatggagtggatcagagatgtttctgggctgttgccgAGAAActcagagtttcagctccctccaaagattttctattgggtcgAGGTCTGGAGGCTGCCTAGGCCATGCCACATCCTTTATATGCTTCtttcggagccactccttggttttcctggctgtgtacttcaggtcattgtcatgttgaaagacccagccatgacccattgtcaatgctctgactgaggcgaaagaggttgttccccaaaatctcacaatacatggtcatcatctccttaatacagtgcagttgtcctgtcccatgtgcagaaaaacacccccaaagcatgatgctaccaacccatgcttcagagtagggatggtgttcttgggttggaactcatcagttgtcttcctccaaacacacttagtggaaatatgaaaaactcatacaaacaaaaagtttcattttggtctcatctgaccataaaactttctcccgtgactcctctgtatcatctaaatggtcattgacaaacttaagacgggccttaacgtgctggtttaagcaggggaaccttccgtgccatgtatgatttcaaaccatgacatcttagtgtattaccaacagtcaccttggaaacggtggtcccagctcttttcaggtcattgaccaagtcctgtcgtgtagtcccgggctgaatcctcacctttctaaggatcattcagACCCCatgaggtaatatcttgcatggggctccactccgattgagactgaccgtcatgttttgcttcttccattttctaatgattgctccaacagtggaccttttttcaccgagctgcttggcaatttgtccgtagccctttccagcgctgtggagttgtacaattttgtctctggtgtctttggacagctctttggtcttggccatgttacaagtttgaatcttactgattatatggggtggacaggtgtctttttgctgCTAACAATCTCACACAGGTgcctctgattcaggataatacatggagttgaagtggacttttaaaggcggactaacaggtctttgagggtcagaattctagctgatagagagatgttcaaatactaatttggagctgtatcacacaaataaattgttaaaaaaatcatacattgtcatttctggatttttctttttagagtatctctctcacagtggacatgcacctacgatgataatttcagacccctccatgatttctaagtgggagaacttgcaatatagcagggtgttcaaatacttattttcttcgctgtattgAGCCCACATTGCCTGcatcaaagtcaggcgagtggaCCCAGCTGTCAGGTTGGCTTCAACAGTCATAGAATCCTTTTTTCAGAGAAAAACTTGTGACATCCAAATTCAACAAGCAAAATACATCAGTAATGATCCAAACACAATACTGTAATACCTTTCATTAGCCGCATCTCTGGTTAGTATGatgcatttaatgcatgttttttttttctttttgagcgAGATAGGGGTCTTAAGTgctgttgtattgtttttggaCAGTATTGATGTGCGCTATAATTGTGATATGATAGTGGTAGCATTAAGATGTGGACCAAATGAGCTAAGTCCCAACTGTCGGCATAAGGTATTAAATATACAGCCACTGAGTGAACCATTACACCGTCCGTGACTTTCTCATAGCTGTCTTTGATATTAATATTTCTCCATTATTTACGATGTCAACAGATTGTTATGGGTTGAgtttgatttttcaaaatgaaggcCTCAAAAAATACGCTAAATCCGAACATCACACCCGGCAAAAGTTGCCATATTCTCACCATGGTCATTTCCCAGTCACAGTGTTTGACCTTTTGACTGCTTTAAATCAGGAGCATGTAAGGAGGGATGGGTGTCTTTCCAAAGCAGCTGCTACTTTCTGTCTAGCAGCACCGCCACCTGGAACAAAGCTGAGCAGCACTGCCTTTCACGTGGTGGACATCTGGTGGTTGTCAATGGTGTGGAGGAGCTGGTGAGATTCATGCTCAGCTCCAGCCATCATCTATTGTGTAAATAATATATACAAATGATCAATTGAACCTAATATTCTTTACTTTAGGACTATATCTCAGAAATCTCAGAAATCACTTATAAATACTGGATTGGACTCGTGGAGCGAACACGAGAGGGAGAGTGGAGTTGGGTGGATGGAACTGACTACAGTATAACGCCAAAGTAAGAGGATGTTGTGGAGGCCATCAAAAGCACAAGTATGTacgcaattatttttttttttcttgcatataGGTTCTGGGACACAGATCAGCCTGACAATTGGGCCTTCAGAAAAAATGGTGAGGACTGCGGGCAGCTCCATGCTACGGATGCACGAATACGTCGGCGGTGGAACGACGCTGACTGCAACGTGGCGTACAACTATATATGTGAAATGAGGACATGAGGCGCCTCACAGCATGACAGCCCCAAGAAGGATATATTTTATCTGTAGAGCTTTTCAAACAAtttcatctctttttttcaataaagcATATTTTATGTCGTGTCTCGGATGAACCGTCAATTTTATGAGATCGCAAAGgcatctttgtattacataagAATAAAACTCTCATACAGAGCCAACAAACTGCTGAGTTGTGTAACAAAACCAAACCACTGGATTATCTAGCCTCATCCACCATCATCAAGTTTGATGAGTGCTGCTCCATCAGTTGCAATACATGCTAGCAACTATGTAGTAATGACATGAAAGCATGTGGATCCAGGAAATTTAACGGTCAGTTGATGACAATTTACCAAACAGCCGACTGTGGTGAACCTTTTTTGACTGATCCATTGAGTCGCATTTGGTGGTATGAAGTACACCTTTACACCTATACAAGAACagaaaacaggaagaaaaataTGGAGTGGATTCCCCCGTTTCCGGTTACTGCATATCGGCTTTCTGCAGGATTTTGGGATtgaaacacatacacacaacgtACATAATAAGTACCTTAATCATATGTTTTAAGATGCATTGTACTAAATTTCCCTTTCTGCAAAGCTAGCTAGGATGACCATTATCAGTGTTCCATGTTTGTTGGAATGTTCTGGGAATTCTAGCAAGTGTTTGGCGTTTACACAGCTGCGCGCCAAGCATGACCAAAATGCAAATGTGCAGTCGACTGGCAAAgtggtttaaaagaaaaagatgaaaagaatcCAAGGAATGTTGGATTGAGATGTTTGAAAATTCACAGGAGCCATGGTTCTTATGTGTCTCAGGTAGTTACTATCTACGTACAACCAAAGGACATGACTCACATAATAAGAACATATTTATTCAATACCCGATGACAATTTAGTAGACTAGTACAATTCATAAGTGATGGCTGCAGACGTGAaaatttcaaatgcaaacaCGCTTCACTAAAGCAGAGGACACCTTGATTTGAAAGTTGAAAAGTAGCTGTATACAGTgccttgaaaaagtattcaccccattcctgatttgtttttcatatcacacacaaaggtttcaaatcatcaaaccaattttgatgtcactcagagacaacacaagaaaatacaaaatgcagttttcaattgacaattcaatttattaaggcacacacacatccaaaaaaaaaaaaaaaaatcaaaacgtttctgaccctctgtgaaaaagtaatggacctttccgacatttcaatcacttgtacaataacagccaatcagatagccgaattgtcttaacccctgggttgtcgtgatctttccaaggaaaaagtattcaccctgctttacatgcacagtacgattccactattttatccttttggatttcaatatgaagtttgtgaggcgtcaaacttttttgcatcgatcgccaacgtttc
Proteins encoded in this window:
- the LOC133498784 gene encoding C-type lectin domain family 10 member A-like; the protein is MRHAHCNTRQGDHKGKYLPCPSWRGEKSGSDEGNFTYNRGPSRKDPGGPTQGGPTAGGPSLSDPVTEPRYNQFESSAERFDLIDQNVPLQKGTKRILVYLLYGILVSLLVIQMMVTGIKFTQLNIKIADIKIHLQRLSHQVSGGGTTTEGVHLEKRVPVRGACKEGWVSFQSSCYFLSSSTATWNKAEQHCLSRGGHLVVVNGVEELDYISEISEITYKYWIGLVERTREGEWSWVDGTDYSITPKFWDTDQPDNWAFRKNGEDCGQLHATDARIRRRWNDADCNVAYNYICEMRT